The following proteins are encoded in a genomic region of Kosakonia oryzae:
- a CDS encoding sigma 54-interacting transcriptional regulator: MILQQLLEQNEKASLLQAFIPLPPPFSPVQFIELRLNNAPFWRCFDDGSAAFCTAEYSGTISDSSLHMVLLEGSEVAELRFVRTDGGTFNPQENALFAWLTRLATQALEEMLASEKLRQSVTALREERDHHRVLVDITNSVLSHLDLDDLVADVSQEIHRFFGIDNIRMVLRDTLHSHQLNCHVTHFPSCPPETERFPLRSESPVLLAALNEHHSALLQQDQDAALWHSDAMLSQLALQGLNTVFILPLAYSHQSTGVLLLAHHEASVFSEQNCRLLQQIADRIGIAVDNADAYRKVIHLKENLNSENRQLNEQIASSQSFGDIIYQSEAMRDVLQQVNIVALSDSTVLILGETGTGKEIIARALHQMSPRKDKPLVKINCAAIPSSLLESELFGHDKGAFTGAINTHRGRFEMADEGTLFLDEIGDMPLELQPKLLRVLQEREIERIGGNRTIPVNVRVIAATNRDLRQMVIDREFRNDLFYRLNVFPLVLPPLRERPDDIPLLARYFTQKLARRLNRTIDTIPAETLRQLMRYEWPGNVRELENVIERAVLLSRDNTLNLHLNAQPVSMVQPVVHDPFPFPLPKVAEMMHPEPPENDEEERARIIQVLRETNGIVAGPRGAAARLGMKRTTLLSRMQRLGIAVREVL, encoded by the coding sequence ATGATCTTACAGCAGTTGCTGGAACAGAATGAAAAGGCTTCACTTCTTCAGGCGTTTATCCCCCTGCCGCCCCCCTTCAGCCCCGTGCAGTTTATTGAATTACGTCTCAATAACGCCCCTTTCTGGCGCTGTTTTGATGATGGCAGCGCGGCGTTTTGCACGGCCGAATACAGCGGCACAATCAGCGACAGTTCGCTGCATATGGTGCTGCTGGAAGGCAGCGAGGTGGCGGAACTGCGCTTTGTGCGCACCGACGGCGGCACGTTCAATCCGCAAGAGAATGCGCTGTTTGCCTGGCTGACGCGGCTGGCGACGCAGGCGCTGGAGGAGATGCTGGCGAGCGAAAAACTCCGCCAGTCGGTTACGGCGTTGCGCGAAGAGCGCGATCATCACCGGGTACTGGTGGACATCACTAACTCGGTGCTGTCGCACCTCGATCTTGACGATCTGGTGGCGGATGTTTCGCAGGAGATCCACCGCTTTTTCGGCATCGATAATATTCGCATGGTACTGCGCGATACGCTGCATTCACACCAGCTTAACTGCCACGTCACCCATTTTCCCAGTTGCCCGCCTGAGACGGAGCGATTCCCGCTACGTAGCGAAAGCCCGGTGTTGCTGGCCGCACTGAACGAACATCACAGCGCGCTGCTCCAGCAGGATCAGGATGCGGCGCTGTGGCACAGCGATGCGATGCTCAGCCAACTGGCGCTGCAGGGGCTGAACACGGTGTTTATTTTGCCGCTGGCCTACAGCCACCAGTCCACGGGCGTGCTGCTACTGGCGCACCACGAGGCATCCGTTTTCAGCGAACAAAATTGTCGATTGCTACAGCAGATCGCCGACAGAATTGGTATCGCCGTCGATAATGCCGACGCGTACCGCAAAGTTATCCATCTGAAAGAGAATCTGAACAGCGAAAACCGTCAGCTCAACGAGCAGATCGCCTCCAGCCAGAGTTTCGGCGACATTATTTACCAGAGCGAGGCGATGCGCGATGTGCTCCAGCAGGTCAATATTGTCGCCCTGAGCGACAGCACGGTGCTGATCCTCGGCGAAACCGGCACCGGGAAAGAGATCATCGCCCGCGCGCTGCATCAGATGAGCCCGCGTAAAGATAAACCGCTGGTGAAAATCAACTGTGCCGCGATCCCCTCCAGCCTGCTGGAAAGCGAGCTGTTTGGTCACGACAAAGGCGCCTTTACCGGCGCGATCAACACGCATCGCGGACGCTTTGAAATGGCCGATGAGGGCACGCTGTTCCTTGATGAGATCGGCGATATGCCGCTTGAACTGCAACCCAAGTTGCTGCGCGTATTGCAGGAGCGCGAGATCGAACGCATCGGCGGCAACCGAACCATCCCGGTGAATGTGCGGGTGATCGCCGCCACCAACCGCGATCTGCGCCAGATGGTGATCGACCGCGAGTTTCGCAACGATCTCTTTTATCGCCTGAATGTCTTCCCGCTGGTGCTGCCGCCGCTGCGCGAGCGCCCGGATGATATTCCGCTGCTGGCGCGCTATTTCACGCAGAAACTGGCGCGTCGCCTGAACCGCACCATTGATACCATCCCGGCGGAGACTCTCCGCCAGTTAATGCGCTACGAATGGCCCGGCAACGTGCGTGAGCTGGAGAACGTGATTGAACGCGCGGTGCTGCTCTCACGCGATAACACGCTGAATCTGCACCTCAATGCGCAGCCGGTCAGTATGGTGCAGCCGGTGGTTCACGATCCTTTTCCCTTCCCGCTGCCGAAAGTGGCGGAGATGATGCACCCCGAACCGCCGGAAAATGACGAAGAGGAGCGGGCGCGCATTATTCAGGTACTGCGCGAAACCAACGGCATCGTCGCCGGCCCTCGCGGTGCGGCTGCGCGGCTTGGCATGAAGCGCACCACGTTGTTATCGCGCATGCAGCGCCTCGGTATTGCGGTACGCGAAGTGCTGTGA
- a CDS encoding formate hydrogenlyase maturation HycH family protein: protein MSEQTAQVMFWTLRQKFVDDSVELEEKSRQVMYYSLAIGHHVGVIDCLNVALACPLDAYQQWLPLMEDADARRKMQGLLTFGEIVIDASHVNLLAPDFARLAKTAEEPWRGWSRQLLQHLQDMANEPALYLMVRRVD from the coding sequence ATGTCTGAGCAAACGGCGCAGGTGATGTTCTGGACGCTGCGGCAAAAGTTTGTCGATGACAGCGTTGAACTGGAGGAGAAAAGCCGCCAGGTGATGTACTACTCGCTGGCTATTGGTCATCACGTTGGGGTGATCGATTGCCTCAACGTCGCGCTGGCCTGCCCGCTGGACGCCTATCAACAGTGGCTGCCGCTGATGGAAGACGCCGATGCGCGGCGCAAAATGCAGGGGCTGCTCACTTTCGGCGAAATTGTTATCGACGCCAGCCATGTCAATCTGCTGGCACCCGATTTCGCGCGGCTGGCCAAAACGGCGGAGGAACCGTGGCGCGGCTGGAGCCGCCAGCTATTACAACACTTACAGGATATGGCCAACGAACCCGCACTCTATTTAATGGTGCGCCGGGTGGATTAA
- a CDS encoding hydrogenase large subunit has protein sequence MQFPGAVLEEERQTFEQVTITVKINLLPEIVHYLYYQHDGWLPVLFGNDERSLNGHYAVYYALSMEGAEKCWIVVKALVDANTREFPSVTPRVPAAVWGEREIRDMYGLIPVGLPDQRRLVLPDDWPDDLHPLRKDTMDYRLRPEPTSDTENYTFINDGGNSARIVPIGPLHITSDEPGHFRLFVDGERIVDADYRLFYVHRGMEKLAETRMGYNEVTFLSDRVCGICGFAHSVAYTTSVENALGIVVPQRAHTIRSVLLEVERLHSHLLNIGLSSHFVGFDTGFMQFFRIREKSMTMAELLTGSRKTYGLNLIGGIRRDILKEQRVKTIQLVKEMRAEVTQLVDMLLSTPNMAQRTQGVGILDRQVARDFSPVGPLIRGSGFARDLRFDHPYADYGSLPKTLFTWPDGDVFSRVMVRVKEVFDSLAMIEFGLDNLPDTPLLTEGFSYQPHKFALGYVEAPRGEDVHWSMLGDNQKLYRWRCRAATYANWPVLRYMLRGNTVSDAPLIIGSLDPCYSCTDRVTLVDVRKRKSTTVPYKEIERYGIERRHSPLK, from the coding sequence ATGCAGTTTCCCGGCGCGGTGCTGGAAGAGGAACGCCAGACCTTCGAACAAGTCACCATTACGGTGAAAATCAACCTGTTGCCGGAGATTGTTCACTATCTCTATTACCAGCATGATGGCTGGTTGCCGGTACTGTTTGGCAACGACGAACGCAGCCTGAACGGCCATTATGCGGTCTATTACGCGCTGTCGATGGAAGGGGCGGAAAAGTGCTGGATCGTGGTGAAGGCGCTGGTTGATGCCAATACGCGGGAATTCCCGTCGGTGACGCCGCGCGTGCCCGCTGCCGTGTGGGGCGAACGTGAGATCCGCGATATGTACGGGCTGATCCCGGTCGGCCTGCCGGATCAACGTCGGCTGGTCTTACCGGACGACTGGCCGGACGATCTGCATCCGCTGCGCAAAGACACCATGGATTATCGCCTGCGCCCGGAACCGACCAGCGACACGGAAAATTACACCTTTATCAATGATGGCGGCAATTCTGCGCGCATCGTACCAATTGGCCCGCTGCATATCACTTCTGACGAACCAGGCCACTTCCGTCTGTTTGTCGATGGTGAGCGGATTGTCGATGCCGATTACCGTCTGTTCTATGTGCATCGCGGCATGGAGAAACTGGCGGAAACCCGCATGGGCTATAACGAAGTGACGTTCCTTTCGGATCGGGTTTGCGGTATTTGCGGTTTTGCCCACAGCGTCGCCTACACCACCTCGGTGGAAAACGCGCTGGGCATTGTGGTGCCGCAGCGTGCGCACACCATCCGCTCGGTGTTACTGGAAGTGGAGCGGCTGCACAGCCACCTGCTTAACATTGGTCTTTCCAGCCACTTTGTCGGTTTCGACACCGGGTTTATGCAGTTTTTCCGCATCCGCGAGAAGTCGATGACCATGGCGGAGCTGCTGACCGGCTCGCGCAAAACCTACGGTCTGAACCTGATTGGCGGTATTCGCCGCGACATTCTGAAAGAGCAACGCGTGAAGACCATCCAACTGGTGAAAGAGATGCGCGCCGAAGTGACACAACTGGTGGATATGCTGCTCTCGACGCCGAACATGGCACAGCGCACCCAGGGCGTCGGCATTCTTGACCGCCAGGTCGCGCGGGATTTCAGCCCGGTGGGGCCGCTAATTCGCGGTAGCGGTTTCGCCCGCGATCTGCGCTTCGATCACCCTTACGCCGACTACGGCAGCCTGCCGAAAACCCTGTTCACCTGGCCGGATGGCGATGTCTTCTCGCGCGTGATGGTGCGGGTAAAAGAGGTGTTTGATTCGCTGGCGATGATTGAGTTTGGCCTCGATAACCTGCCGGATACGCCGCTGCTGACCGAGGGCTTCAGCTACCAGCCGCATAAATTCGCCCTCGGTTATGTTGAAGCGCCGCGCGGGGAAGATGTGCACTGGAGCATGCTCGGCGACAACCAGAAGCTCTACCGCTGGCGCTGCCGTGCGGCCACCTACGCCAACTGGCCGGTGCTGCGCTATATGCTGCGCGGCAACACCGTTTCCGACGCGCCGCTAATTATCGGCAGCCTCGATCCCTGCTACTCGTGCACGGACCGCGTCACGCTGGTTGACGTGCGTAAACGTAAATCGACGACCGTGCCCTATAAAGAGATCGAACGTTACGGCATTGAACGTCGCCACTCGCCGCTGAAGTAA
- a CDS encoding NADH-quinone oxidoreductase subunit B family protein encodes MSSDLKILSQHVSQPVQLDESAQKIKQLLLRDIQRSAYVYRVDCGGCNGCEIEIFAAITPLFDAERFGIKVVASPRHADILLFTGAVTRAMRMPALRAWDAAPDHKIAISYGACGVGGGIFHDLYCVWGGSDTIVPIDVWIPGCPPTPAATIHGFAVALGLLEQKLHAVDHIQTPDETASVNWPALPLALRVALERQARQLAGYRQGREIVDHLFALLSEGEIGQRASRVNAWLQQAADPRLTVIVQQLMRELERHHV; translated from the coding sequence ATGAGTTCCGACCTGAAGATACTGTCGCAGCATGTCAGCCAGCCGGTGCAGCTTGATGAGTCAGCGCAAAAAATCAAACAGCTTCTACTGCGCGATATCCAGCGTTCCGCCTATGTTTACCGTGTGGATTGCGGCGGCTGCAACGGCTGTGAAATCGAGATTTTCGCCGCCATTACGCCGCTGTTCGACGCCGAGCGCTTTGGCATCAAAGTGGTGGCTTCGCCGCGCCACGCCGACATCTTGCTGTTTACCGGCGCGGTGACCCGCGCGATGCGCATGCCCGCCTTACGCGCCTGGGATGCCGCGCCCGATCATAAAATTGCTATCTCCTACGGCGCTTGCGGCGTCGGCGGCGGGATTTTCCACGATCTGTACTGCGTGTGGGGCGGCAGCGACACCATCGTGCCAATTGATGTCTGGATCCCCGGCTGCCCGCCGACACCAGCGGCCACCATTCATGGTTTCGCGGTAGCGCTAGGCCTGCTGGAGCAGAAACTGCACGCGGTTGACCATATCCAGACACCTGACGAAACGGCCAGCGTCAACTGGCCTGCCCTGCCGCTGGCGCTGCGCGTGGCCCTTGAGCGCCAGGCGCGGCAACTGGCGGGTTATCGCCAGGGGCGCGAAATCGTCGATCATCTTTTTGCGTTGCTGAGCGAAGGCGAGATCGGCCAGCGCGCATCACGGGTGAATGCCTGGCTGCAACAGGCGGCGGATCCCCGGCTGACAGTGATCGTGCAGCAATTAATGCGTGAGCTGGAGCGCCACCATGTCTGA
- the hyfH gene encoding hydrogenase 4 subunit H, which yields MLKLLKTILRAGEPTVKYPFAPLEVCPGFRGKPELDPLQCIACGACTTACPANALTMETTPEENRRVWQLFIGRCIYCGRCEEVCPTRAIHLSEEFELAVTRKADLYVRATFRLQHCTECGVPFAPEKSVALAVELLTLSQNNPQLADSLRAQACICPACRRRAALEHHNSTNIHYYLEEQA from the coding sequence ATGCTGAAATTGTTGAAGACCATTCTCAGGGCGGGCGAACCCACGGTGAAATACCCGTTTGCACCGCTGGAGGTGTGCCCCGGTTTTCGCGGTAAACCCGAACTGGATCCGTTGCAATGCATTGCCTGCGGCGCCTGCACCACCGCCTGCCCGGCAAATGCGCTGACCATGGAAACCACGCCAGAGGAAAACCGCCGCGTCTGGCAGTTGTTTATTGGCCGCTGCATTTACTGCGGCCGTTGCGAAGAGGTGTGCCCGACGCGGGCGATCCATTTGTCAGAAGAGTTTGAACTGGCGGTCACCCGCAAAGCCGATTTGTATGTGCGCGCGACATTTCGTTTGCAGCACTGCACCGAATGCGGCGTGCCTTTCGCGCCGGAAAAATCGGTCGCGCTGGCGGTTGAACTGCTGACACTCAGCCAGAACAACCCGCAACTGGCCGATTCCCTGCGTGCGCAAGCATGCATCTGCCCGGCCTGTCGGCGTCGCGCCGCGCTGGAACACCACAACAGCACCAACATTCATTACTATCTTGAGGAGCAAGCATGA
- the focA gene encoding formate transporter FocA, whose amino-acid sequence MDTGSAFDLRLPAEMAKVAEQSGLYKVSKKKELSFFLAVTAGVFISIAFVFYITVTSGPAPATALAKLAGGVCFSLGLILVVVCGADLFTSTVLTVMAKASGLISWRQLIGNWIIVYLGNLVGALFFVALIWFAGQTMSSNGLWGLNVLQTADHKMHHTFIEAVCLGTLCNLMVCLAVWISYSGHTLTDKIMAMLLPIGMFVASGFEHSIANMFLLPLAVIIRDFAPASFWAAVHSSPDNFPALTVSKVITDNLIPVTLGNIIGGGVLVGVTYWIIYLRNDHAGH is encoded by the coding sequence ATGGATACCGGCAGCGCGTTTGACCTGCGACTTCCTGCGGAAATGGCAAAAGTCGCCGAACAGTCAGGTTTGTATAAAGTCAGCAAGAAGAAAGAGTTGTCGTTCTTTCTCGCGGTAACGGCGGGCGTATTTATCTCGATTGCTTTTGTCTTTTATATCACCGTCACTAGCGGGCCTGCGCCTGCCACCGCGCTGGCAAAACTGGCGGGCGGCGTCTGTTTCTCGCTGGGGCTTATTCTGGTGGTGGTGTGCGGCGCGGATCTCTTTACCTCAACCGTGCTGACGGTGATGGCGAAAGCCAGCGGCCTGATAAGCTGGCGGCAACTGATCGGCAACTGGATCATTGTTTATCTTGGCAATCTGGTCGGCGCGCTGTTTTTTGTCGCGCTAATTTGGTTTGCCGGGCAGACGATGAGCAGCAACGGCCTGTGGGGGCTGAACGTGCTGCAAACCGCCGATCATAAAATGCATCACACCTTTATTGAGGCGGTGTGCCTCGGGACGCTGTGTAATCTGATGGTCTGCCTGGCGGTGTGGATCAGTTATTCCGGCCATACGCTGACGGACAAGATTATGGCGATGCTGCTGCCGATCGGCATGTTTGTCGCCAGCGGTTTTGAACACAGCATTGCCAATATGTTTCTGCTGCCGCTGGCGGTCATTATCCGCGATTTCGCCCCGGCAAGTTTCTGGGCGGCGGTGCACAGTTCACCGGATAACTTCCCGGCGTTAACCGTCAGCAAGGTGATTACCGATAACCTGATTCCGGTTACCCTTGGCAATATTATTGGCGGCGGGGTGTTAGTCGGCGTGACGTACTGGATTATCTATCTGCGTAATGACCATGCCGGGCATTAA
- the arsC gene encoding arsenate reductase (glutaredoxin) (This arsenate reductase requires both glutathione and glutaredoxin to convert arsenate to arsenite, after which the efflux transporter formed by ArsA and ArsB can extrude the arsenite from the cell, providing resistance.), protein MSDAVQIYHNPRCSKSRETLNLLKENGIEPQVVLYLETPPDAATIKQLLQMLGMSSARELMRTKEDLYKSLNLGDNQLSEQELVQALVDNPKLIERPIVVANGQARIGRPPEQVLEITG, encoded by the coding sequence ATGTCAGACGCGGTGCAAATCTACCATAACCCTCGCTGCTCAAAGAGCCGTGAAACCCTGAACCTGCTGAAAGAGAATGGCATCGAGCCGCAGGTGGTGCTCTATCTGGAGACGCCGCCGGATGCGGCAACCATCAAACAACTGCTGCAGATGCTCGGCATGTCCAGCGCGCGGGAACTGATGCGCACAAAAGAGGATCTGTATAAATCCCTGAACCTTGGTGATAACCAATTATCCGAACAGGAATTGGTGCAGGCGCTGGTGGATAACCCGAAGTTGATTGAGCGCCCGATTGTGGTAGCTAACGGCCAGGCGCGTATCGGCCGTCCGCCGGAGCAGGTTTTAGAAATTACAGGTTAA
- a CDS encoding AI-2E family transporter, which produces MLEMLMQWYRRRFSDPEAIALLVILLAGFCILFFFSGLLAPLLVALVIAYLLEWPTVRLERIGCSRSWAASIVLVLFVGILLVMAFVVMPIAWQQGIYLIRDMPGMLSKLSDFAATLPRRYPALMDAGIIDAMAENMRSRMLTMGDSVVKYSLASLVGLLTLAVYLVLVPLMVFFLVKDKEQMLNAVRRVLPRNRGLAGQVWKEMNQQITNYIRGKVLEMIVVGIATWIGFILFGLNYSLLLAVLVGFSVLIPYIGAFVVTIPVVGVALFQFGLGTEFWSCFAVYLIIQALDGNLLVPVLFSEAVNLHPLVIILSVIIFGGLWGFWGVFFAIPLATLIQAVIHAWPDSPAIEE; this is translated from the coding sequence ATGCTTGAAATGTTGATGCAGTGGTATCGCCGTCGCTTCAGCGACCCGGAGGCGATTGCGCTGCTGGTCATTCTGCTTGCCGGATTCTGTATTCTCTTCTTCTTTAGCGGCCTGCTTGCGCCGCTGCTGGTGGCGCTGGTTATCGCTTACCTGCTGGAGTGGCCAACCGTTCGTCTGGAAAGAATCGGCTGTTCGCGCAGCTGGGCGGCGTCGATTGTGCTGGTGCTGTTTGTCGGCATTCTGCTGGTGATGGCCTTTGTGGTGATGCCGATAGCCTGGCAGCAAGGAATTTACCTGATCCGTGACATGCCCGGCATGTTGAGCAAACTCTCTGATTTCGCCGCCACGCTGCCGCGCCGTTATCCGGCGCTAATGGATGCGGGCATTATTGATGCGATGGCGGAAAATATGCGCTCGCGCATGCTGACAATGGGCGACTCGGTGGTGAAATACTCCCTCGCTTCGCTGGTGGGGCTGTTGACGCTGGCGGTCTATCTGGTGCTGGTGCCGCTGATGGTCTTCTTCCTCGTCAAAGATAAAGAGCAGATGCTCAACGCTGTGCGCCGCGTCTTGCCGCGCAATCGTGGGCTGGCGGGGCAGGTGTGGAAAGAGATGAACCAGCAGATCACCAACTATATTCGCGGCAAAGTGCTGGAGATGATTGTCGTCGGCATCGCTACCTGGATTGGTTTCATTCTGTTTGGCCTTAATTATTCGCTGCTGCTGGCGGTACTGGTCGGTTTCTCGGTGCTGATCCCTTACATCGGCGCTTTTGTGGTCACCATTCCGGTGGTCGGCGTGGCGCTGTTCCAGTTTGGCCTCGGCACTGAGTTCTGGAGCTGCTTTGCGGTGTATCTGATTATTCAGGCGCTGGACGGCAATTTGCTGGTGCCGGTGCTGTTCTCCGAGGCGGTAAACCTGCACCCGCTGGTGATCATTCTGTCGGTGATCATTTTCGGTGGGCTCTGGGGTTTTTGGGGCGTTTTCTTTGCCATTCCGCTCGCCACGTTGATTCAGGCGGTGATCCACGCCTGGCCGGATTCGCCTGCCATCGAAGAGTAG
- the bepA gene encoding beta-barrel assembly-enhancing protease produces MFRQLKRTLVATLIATVAAGTVIPAWADSADSLPDMGTSAGSTLSIGQEMQMGDYYVRQLRGSAPLINDPLLVQYINALGMRLVAHADSVKTPFHFFLVNNDEINAFAFFGGNVVLHSALFRYTDNESQLASVMAHEISHVTQRHLARAMEDQKRSAPLTWAGALGSILLAMASPQAGMAALTGTLAGTQQGLISFTQQNEQEADRIGIQVLQRSGFDPQAMPTFLEKLLDQSRYSTRPPEILLTHPLPESRLADARNRANQMRPVVVQSSEAFYMAKVRALGMYNSGRNQLTDDLLDGWSKGNVREQRAAQYGRALQAMEAKKFPEAAKALQPLLSADPNNAWYLDLATDIDLGQNKSADAIKRLNAASDLKTNPVLQLNLANAYLEGGQPAETARILNRYTFTYKDDVNGWDLLAQAEAALGNRDQELAARAEGLALVGKLDQAITLLSSASSQVKLGSLQQARYDARIDQLRQLQQRFKPYQKM; encoded by the coding sequence ATGTTCAGGCAGTTGAAACGAACGCTGGTCGCAACCCTTATCGCTACAGTGGCGGCAGGTACGGTTATTCCGGCATGGGCCGATTCGGCAGACAGCCTGCCAGACATGGGCACGTCCGCCGGCAGTACGCTCTCCATTGGCCAGGAGATGCAGATGGGCGACTACTATGTGCGCCAGCTGCGCGGCAGTGCGCCGCTGATTAACGATCCGCTGCTGGTGCAGTACATTAATGCGCTGGGCATGCGGCTGGTGGCACATGCTGACTCGGTAAAAACCCCCTTTCACTTCTTCCTCGTCAATAACGACGAAATCAACGCCTTCGCCTTTTTCGGCGGTAATGTCGTGTTGCACTCTGCGCTTTTCCGTTACACGGACAACGAGAGCCAGCTCGCCTCGGTGATGGCGCACGAAATTTCCCACGTCACGCAGCGCCACCTGGCGCGCGCGATGGAAGATCAAAAACGCAGCGCCCCGCTCACCTGGGCCGGCGCGCTGGGTTCAATCCTGTTAGCCATGGCCAGCCCGCAGGCTGGGATGGCGGCACTTACCGGGACGCTGGCGGGTACGCAGCAGGGCCTGATCAGCTTTACCCAGCAGAACGAGCAGGAAGCGGATCGTATCGGCATCCAGGTGCTGCAGCGTTCCGGTTTCGACCCGCAGGCGATGCCGACGTTCCTCGAAAAGCTGCTCGATCAGTCGCGCTATTCGACCCGTCCGCCGGAAATTCTGTTAACGCACCCGCTGCCGGAAAGCCGCCTTGCCGATGCGCGTAACCGCGCCAACCAGATGCGTCCGGTGGTGGTTCAGTCTTCGGAAGCGTTCTACATGGCCAAAGTCAGAGCGCTCGGCATGTATAACTCCGGGCGTAACCAACTGACCGACGATCTGCTGGATGGCTGGTCGAAAGGCAATGTGCGTGAGCAGCGCGCCGCGCAATATGGCCGCGCCTTGCAGGCAATGGAAGCGAAAAAGTTCCCTGAAGCGGCGAAAGCATTGCAACCGTTGCTGAGCGCCGATCCGAATAACGCCTGGTATCTCGATCTGGCGACCGATATCGATTTGGGACAGAACAAAAGCGCCGATGCGATTAAGCGCCTGAACGCCGCCAGCGACTTGAAAACCAACCCGGTGTTGCAGCTCAACCTGGCGAACGCCTACCTGGAAGGCGGTCAACCGGCGGAAACGGCGCGGATCCTCAACCGCTACACCTTTACCTATAAAGATGATGTGAATGGCTGGGATCTGCTGGCGCAGGCGGAAGCCGCGCTCGGCAATCGCGACCAGGAGCTGGCCGCCCGCGCGGAAGGCCTGGCGCTGGTGGGCAAACTGGATCAAGCCATCACACTATTGAGCAGCGCCAGTTCGCAGGTGAAACTCGGCAGCCTGCAACAGGCACGTTATGATGCGCGTATTGATCAGTTGCGCCAGTTGCAGCAGCGCTTCAAACCGTATCAGAAGATGTAA